In the Nocardioides marmotae genome, ATCCCGGAGTCCAAGCCGGCCCCGGCCTCGGAGGGCGGCTTCGCGGACCTGCCGCTCATCACCAGCCTGCTCGGCATCGAGCCGGCCGTCTTCGGCGTCGCCGGCGTGATCAGCGGCGCCGCGATCGTCTTCTTCGCCTTCATCGGCTTCGACATCGTCGCGACCACCGCGGAGGAGGCGAAGAACCCCCAGCGCGACGTCCCGATCGGCATCCTCGGCTCGCTCGCGATCGTCACCGCGCTGTACGCCGCGGTGAGCCTGATCGTGACCGGCATCCGCCCCTACGACGAGATCGACCCCAACGACGAGGCGCCGCTGGCCACCGCGTTCAGCGCGGTCGGCGTGGACTGGATGGCCGACCTGATCGCGGTCGGCGCGTGCATCGGCCTGGTCGTCGTGGCGATGATCCTCATGCTCGGCCAGAGCCGGGTCGCCTTCGCGATGGGCCGCGACGGCCTGTTGCCCCGCTCGATCGCCAAGGTCCACCCGCAGTGGGGCACGCCGTACCGCGTCACCATCATCACCGGCGTCGCCGTCGCCGCCATCGCCGGCTTCGTCGACCTCTCGACGTTGGCCAACCTGGTCAACATCGGCACGCTCTTCGCGTTCCTGCTCGTCAGCATCGGCGTCGTGGTGCTGCGCCGCACCCGCCCCGACCTGCCGCGGGCCTTCCGCACGCCGCTGGCGCCCGTGGTCGCGACGCTGTCCTCGCTGCTGTGCATCTACCTGATGCTCAACCTGACCGGGGAGACCTGGATCCGCTTCCTGCTCTGGATGGCCCTCGGCGTCGTCGTCTACTTCGTCTTCGGCCGGCGGCACAGCCGTCTGG is a window encoding:
- a CDS encoding amino acid permease: MEQSIADTDDPETRLRKDLRAVDLVVFGVGVIIGAGIFVLTGTVAASHSGPALALSFLIAALTCGLAALCYAEFASTVPVAGSAYTFSYATLGELVAWTIGWDLVLEFTIGAAALSVSFSGYLQELLAGTPFEIPTSLGSANEGVVNLPAVVVALLVAGLLIRGTKLSSVVNQVVVAIKLAVVAAVIVVGIAYVDPSNWVPFIPESKPAPASEGGFADLPLITSLLGIEPAVFGVAGVISGAAIVFFAFIGFDIVATTAEEAKNPQRDVPIGILGSLAIVTALYAAVSLIVTGIRPYDEIDPNDEAPLATAFSAVGVDWMADLIAVGACIGLVVVAMILMLGQSRVAFAMGRDGLLPRSIAKVHPQWGTPYRVTIITGVAVAAIAGFVDLSTLANLVNIGTLFAFLLVSIGVVVLRRTRPDLPRAFRTPLAPVVATLSSLLCIYLMLNLTGETWIRFLLWMALGVVVYFVFGRRHSRLAQQSTREPDAEPTP